CTTGCCCCTAGGCCACCTCCCCACAACTGCATCTGCCTGCCTCAGGCACTGCGCTGAACCTGGGGCaccaggctggctgctcccacGGTGTCTCCCCGGCCTCTCCCTCGCATGCTCAGGCCCTGCACATGGATGTCTTGGCACCTACTCTTGTCTCTGGGTGCTTTATTTCTTGTAGGCAACCGTGACACTGTGGAATGTCTTCAACTGGACGTGGTGCCCACCTATAGTGTTGGAGTActccccctctctctttctGCGTCTGCTCTTCCAAGCTTTCATCAGCACACTGTATACACCAGAGGTGGTTGATACCTTCTGGAAGGAATGCCAGGAGCAACTCGGCCTTGCCACCAACCCCCAAAGGTGCTCTATCCCAGTCCCACCAgtctccccatccctcccatgCCCTAAGGCAGGAGTCAGAGCTGCCAGTGTGACCTGggctttgctctgcacacaggtttgcagtgcagaCTCTGAAGGTGCTGCTCTGCCGAGTGCAGTGTGAGCATGTGGTGTTGGCCATGGAGCGCAAGGGTGGCTGGGATACGCTGCTCTATGCTGGCACCCACCACTATGCAGTGGGTCTGctggccaggtgagaccccctTCTCCacgctgctgctgccatttgtGCCCAGAGTGCCCCACACAGTTCCTGTGGCCATGGGTGAGAGGGCCTTGTCACAAAGAGAATGAAGAGCAGACTGGAAAATGATGCCAGTGGAGGGTGCCCGGGAACAGCCCCCTCCCAAAGAGCCCATGGGGTGCTTGGGAACAGACCAGGCCTCTGGGAGTCAGCCCTGGGAGAGCTTTGCCCGCCTGGCTCAGGGGCAATGGTGTCTTTTCCCCCCACCAGGGAGATGCACGGTGTCTCTGTGTATTGGCATCACTACATCATGTCCTACCTCTTGGAGCTCCTCAGCCAAGGCATTTCAGACTGGGAACTGCCTGCCATGGCGTTCCTTGTGGAGGTGAGTCCCATGGCCAGCACTGCACCGCTGAGCTGACTCCCACCCCTCTGCCCTCTCACAGCCGCAGCTGCCTGGAATGGCGCAGCCCTGTGCAGTtctgagctcctgccagctgggcaCCCCGGTCACTGCTTTGTgccttccagctcctggagttCGTGGACTTCAGTAAATGGGCTGACGGCATCCTGGAGATCATGCCAAGGCACCTGCAGAGCGAGTCCAAGGAGATGCAGCGCCTGGCTCTCAGAGGCCTCgtggtgctcagcagggacCCCTCGAtggtgaggaggaggcagcggctgaagctgtgctggcagcgTGGCACTGGGGAAAGCAACCCCTTGAGCTTAGCTGGGCTTCGGGAGCcgtggcagctgctcccagctctcctgcgTTGCTGTCCAGCTGCCCGACTGCTCCAGGACAGGCCTGCGGCCCCTGGgctccatggcagcagcagcagcatggggTTACCCAGCCTTGTGTTCCATGCAGAACAAAAGAATGCAGAGCCTGACTGAACGCCTTGTGGACCTGCTTCGAGATGCAGATGAAGAAATTGTTGAGACGAGCGCCGTCGTGCTCAGcgctctgctgctgcacagagaccTCGCCATACCCAGCCCCATCGCCCTGCGGCTGGCTGCAGCGCTCTGGCCACTCCTGGACAACGTaaggctctgtgtccccagccacggccagtgggagctgccccCAAGTGTGGTGTCCCATGGATTTCTGGGCCTGTGCACAGAggggcctggagcagctgatgtgGAAGGCTTTTGCTTCCTTTCCAACAGGACAATCGCCaagtgcagctgctctccattCGCCTCTTCCAAGAGGTGATGAGGTTGGTGGACGCAAAGGGGAAAAAGGCCCTGAAGATGCTTGTGAGCAAGAGCCTGCTCCCGCTCTTCTTCCACTGCCACAACGAGAACGTGCGCGTGGCAGAGGTGAGGACTCCTGGCCGCTGGTGTCCCCATGCTCAGCTGTCTCCCTGCACCCTGGCACCTCATGGGCTCCAGCCTCCTCGTGGCCTTGGCACagggaggcagctcctgtgccctgggctgccgTGCCATCCCTGGCTCTCTGCAGGCCTCTCGGGAAACGCTGCTTATTGCAGTGAGCTTCCTCAAGAGGAGGGATCTGGAGCATCTGGTGCTGACTGATCAGATGTGGAGGTTTGGGGAGTGCTTGGTAAGGACAGCCTGcaagccccagccccagcctggagaagcccCTGCCCACGGTGCCCagtctgtggggctggcagctgtggcccctgcccagtgctgcacccaggggCACCGGCCTGCGCCCCACACGCTGCTCCCTTCCCCGGGCTGCCCAGGCgggctcttctccaggctcctgtggccccaaggcaggagctgatggagccCCGACCCAGCCGGGCTCTGCTGCGGGGCAGCACCGCGCCTTGCCGggccctctgctcccctcgggGCTGTGCGGGCAGGGCAGCCCGGGGCCAAGGGGCAGAGCCCGCCCCGACCCTTCCCTCCCGCCGCTCTCCgcagctggcacaggacagggaccGAGCGGCCGAGCACCTGCGGCAGGCCCTGCCGTACCTGCGGAGCCCACAGGAGCCCCTGCGAGAGGCGGCCGTCCGCTTCCTGGGTGAGCACACGGCcggctccctccccgccccgccgcagctcggccccagccccggcagctgctgccatccgGGCCGGGGCCGTGGAGCCCCGCCTGGCCTCGGGGCTGCTGCCGCCCTGTGCCAGCCGTGCCCTTGGGCGGCAGGGTGCGGCGAGGgcccgggctgagccctgcaggggaaggaggtgcggcggccacagggctggcagcgccgcTGTGGGGCAGCCGTGCCGCTGGGGCCGTGACGGGCTCTGTGTTGCCAGGGCTGGCCGGGCGGTtcctgagagagcagcagcgagagttgcagctcctgagcaggggTGAGTGAGGCCGGCGGGCTGGCAGCGGGGGCTGGCGCTGGCAGCTGCGTTCCCTGCCCCGGCTgcggagggctctgctccctgcgcGCACCAGGGGCGgcgtgggcagagcacagagacctTTCAGGGGCCTGTGCGAGGGAGAGTCGGGGCCAGcaccttccagctgctccttgctgtctcctgctgcctccaggccGTGGCAAGAGCTGGGGGGCATGGACGGGTCAGGAGGGTCTCCCCAGGTCCCCGCAGATGCAGGCTCTGACTGTGCCTCTGTTTGtctctcttccagcccttcagGACATGGCAGATGACATCAGCCCTGCCATCTCATGCCTGGCACTTCAAACTCTGTACATAAACATGGCTGTACAGAGCATTCCCTCCTCCCGACTCGGCAGGATGAGAGATGGATTCCGCAGGCTCTGGAAGTCACGGCCTTCCCTGGGTGGCCGTGGCCGGTTCTCCTGCTGGAATGCTGTGGAGAACTGATGTGGGAGGGTGCATCTGCTGGGGTCACCTGAGCCTGCAGGGAAAACCTCTCCTCTTCATGtagttttttttcagtgtagtGTAATAGTTTAGCAAATTAGTAAAATACTAGATTAGTTAATTAGGAATTAGTAGGATTAATAAACTGCTGCTGTTATACACAGAGGTCCAGGAGATTTCTTTTGGTGCCCGGAGCCCCCAGGCCAttggggaagagaggaaaaagggtCCTTGTGCTCAGCAAGTGGCCAAGAGAAAGTGGCCAAAAGCCCCTTCGCCTTTGGTGGTTCTGCCGAAGCCTTAAGGCTTCCATCAGAACGGCTGGGCCGAGGCTGGAGCTGCGGCGGGGATCCCTGAGAGCCTGGTCCCTGGAGATGGCTgcaggggacagtgggaggcGTGAAGGGATGCGGTGCTGCCAAAGCCTGCCAGGATAAGGCAGTGGGAAGGCGTGAGGGGGATGTGTGTGGCGGTGGGTGGCTGGAGGCTGTGATGGGACAGGAGGGCTTGTGTGGATGGCTTGGTGGGAAGCCCTGAGGAATTGGGTGGCAGAGGCCatgagcagcccccagcctgccacCTTCCTCCTGtcacccagctgctctggcgCTTCCCCGAAGCGTCTCCGGGGCCTGCGGCAGACGCCCTGGAGGCCTGGCCTCAGCAGGACggtggggacaccccggggtgCCCATGCTGGTTTGCACTGGGACAAGGAGGGACAAGGAGGCCGAGCaggccctgcaggagcacagcccctggctgctgctggtgaggagCAGTGGGCAGAGGCCAGGGAGATGCATCACCTGGCGCTCAGAGGCCTCgtggtgctcagcagggacCCCTCGAtggtgaggaggaggcagcGGCTGAAGCTGTGCTGACAGCGTGTTGGAAGTCAGCCTGGCTGAGACACAAAATCAGCCAGATTTCACCAAGAAAGTGACAGGCCTTGAGTTTAAGCCCTGCAATGTATTTGTTAATCTGGGGCAAACCTAACAGTTCTTCCCACAGTCCTTAGTTGTTATGCTGATTGGTTCAAATTCTCTTCCCCTAGTGGTTACTCGTTCTCATTTTATGGTAATAGCTCTAAAAGTTCTCCCTCTGAAGGGATATATTTTCATGCCCCTCCTTGTTTCGTGTCCTTGAGTTTGTCTCAATACAGCATTCGGTTTCTAGGCATCGtccctcttttattttccatttcagttctTTAGTTTTGGGCAAACTTCGTTGCTCCCACCCCTTTCTTTTGACCATTCAAACCCTCAATACTCTGAATCCAAATGTTTCATTGCAGCCATACCCACCAGcgtgtggggctggggaaagcagccccttgggcttggctgggctttgggagctgtggcagctgctctcagctctcctgCGTTGCTGTCCAGCTGCCCAAGTGCTTCAGGAGAGGCTGAGACCCCCCCTGACCCTGTGCTCAGggcccacagagctgctgctgccatggcaaGGGCGATGTCTCCTGCAGCTGGCCTGCACAGTTGCTGCTGTCAATGCAGTTCTGCACACCAGAAAAATCAGCAGGGTGtgcacaggaacagcagctcccaaaagGCCTGTACCTCCTCGGGAAGGCATCCACACCAGCCAGGATGCGGAAAGAGAGGATGCTGTGGGCACAGTTTTACATAGCTTGGCAAAAGGTGTTGGGAAAGTGGTCCCCATGGCTTTCTCTTGCCTTGCCAGCCTCACAGCCACgcttggcagctgcagctgcagcctgtccccctGACTGACTTCAGTGGCCGTGCTTGAGGGCAGACTCGCCTGCCACACACGGCTGTCCCAAGGCAGCAGCGATGGTGCCATCGTTACAAACACTGATGGGACAcgagccctgggctgcacctgCTGACACTCTCCTCCATTCAGGCACCTCAAAAAAGGCAGCGCGAGCTTCTAAACTCAACACGGAGAACCTCctcagaaagaaggaagaatcaGCAGATGCTGAAGGAAAGCAGGACTCGTGTGGCTGAGGttcagggatggagggaaggaagcaCTTTGCTGTCTGCTGAACTGATGGCCAAGGTCCAcaagctcaggctctgctgagagGATTCTGCTCTGGTCATGTTGGAGGCTGTTCCCTACCAGTGCATGGCCCTCCCTTGTTCCTGGATCAGGTCTCCTGGAGCCATGGGAACAAGTGTGTTCCGTGTCCATGGAAGAGCAGAAAGTGGCAGGATATGTTTGCTTCCAGCACTTGTC
Above is a window of Oenanthe melanoleuca isolate GR-GAL-2019-014 chromosome Z, OMel1.0, whole genome shotgun sequence DNA encoding:
- the LOC130264851 gene encoding maestro heat-like repeat-containing protein family member 7, with the protein product MEQTPPRVPKLAWVKEEEEAAATSAQQPGELEQLQLLQESAAMDWTQEQDPARGRFRRAAQMICEFIVRVWREETTGVGTGPSANFHLFSAETSAAMLDLLVEKGVSNPKQVPAMVRYIHQWLTANESAGHRLDKALLELTKEYPYDVIMTLLRWAPSGDRAAAAMWGVILTSTGTAEPALQILITVLSAWPVDTSVYTSDGDSTGVFALAATVTLWNVFNWTWCPPIVLEYSPSLFLRLLFQAFISTLYTPEVVDTFWKECQEQLGLATNPQRFAVQTLKVLLCRVQCEHVVLAMERKGGWDTLLYAGTHHYAVGLLAREMHGVSVYWHHYIMSYLLELLSQGISDWELPAMAFLVELLEFVDFSKWADGILEIMPRHLQSESKEMQRLALRGLVVLSRDPSMNKRMQSLTERLVDLLRDADEEIVETSAVVLSALLLHRDLAIPSPIALRLAAALWPLLDNDNRQVQLLSIRLFQEVMRLVDAKGKKALKMLVSKSLLPLFFHCHNENVRVAEASRETLLIAVSFLKRRDLEHLVLTDQMWRFGECLLAQDRDRAAEHLRQALPYLRSPQEPLREAAVRFLGLAGRFLREQQRELQLLSRALQDMADDISPAISCLALQTLYINMAVQSIPSSRLGRMRDGFRRLWKSRPSLGGRGRFSCWNAVEN